Proteins from a single region of Streptomyces sp. HUAS 15-9:
- a CDS encoding TOBE domain-containing protein, which produces MTLSIRNQLPGTVTAITPGEAMATVGIRLAGGQALTAAITLEAVHELGLAPGSAVRALVKSTEVALATRPVEGVSIRNQLAGTVTDIATGSAMASVKLSFDGGALTAAVTRDAVADLALTAGSPVVALIKATEVSVATA; this is translated from the coding sequence ATGACACTGAGCATCCGCAATCAACTCCCGGGCACCGTCACCGCCATCACCCCCGGCGAGGCCATGGCCACTGTGGGGATCCGTCTCGCCGGCGGCCAGGCACTCACCGCGGCGATCACCCTGGAGGCCGTGCACGAACTCGGCCTCGCCCCGGGCTCCGCCGTACGGGCCCTGGTGAAGTCGACCGAGGTCGCCCTCGCCACCCGCCCGGTCGAGGGAGTGTCGATCCGCAACCAGCTCGCGGGCACGGTCACCGACATCGCCACCGGCAGCGCGATGGCCTCGGTCAAGCTGTCCTTCGACGGCGGTGCCCTGACCGCCGCGGTCACCAGGGACGCCGTCGCCGACCTCGCCCTGACGGCCGGGTCCCCCGTCGTCGCACTGATCAAGGCGACCGAGGTGTCCGTGGCCACCGCGTGA
- the gcvP gene encoding aminomethyl-transferring glycine dehydrogenase produces MTAQRIPLTELEQGIPFEQRHIGPDQEARAKMLAHVGYGSLDELTATAVPDVIKNADALDLPGARTEAEVLAELRSLADRNQVLGSMIGLGYYGTFTPPVILRNVMENPAWYTAYTPYQPEISQGRLEALLNFQTMVADLTGLPTSGASLLDEGTAAAEAMALSRRMGKNKKGLFLVDADALPQTVAVIETRAEPAGVEVVVADLSGGIPAEIAEREINGVLVQYPGASGAVRDIKPIVDQAHELGALVTVAADLLALTLLVSPGELGADIAVGTTQRFGVPMGFGGPHAGYMAVHEKFARSLPGRLVGVSVDADGHKAYRLALQTREQHIRREKATSNICTAQVLLAVMAGMYAVYHGPEGLKTIARRTHRYATILAEGLKAGGVEIVHGAYFDTLTVKVTGRADEIVAAARDNGVNLHRADADHVSIACDETTNRAQLAAVWSAFGIEGDIEALDAATAQALPGALLRSDAYLTHPVFHEHRSETAMLRYLRKLADRDYALDRGMIPLGSCTMKLNATTEMEPVTWPEFGQLHPFVPAEQAEGFLTLIRELEERLAEVTGYDKVSLQPNAGSQGELAGLLAVRGYHRANGDEQRTICLIPSSAHGTNAASAVMAGMKVVVVKTAEDGEIDVEDLRAKIEQHREELAVLMITYPSTHGVFEEHVADICAQVHEAGGQVYVDGANLNALVGLAKPGHFGGDVSHLNLHKTFCIPHGGGGPGVGPVGVRAHLAPYLPNHPMQPAAGPETGVGPVSAAPWGSAGILPISWAYVRLMGGEGLKRATQVAVLSANYVAKRLEPHYPVLYTGPGGLVAHECIIDLRPLTKATGVSVDDIAKRLIDYGFHAPTMSFPVAGTLMIEPTESEDLAELDRFCDAMIAIRAEIEKVGSGEWPAEDNPLGNAPHTAAALGGEWAHAYSREEAVFPAGVSAADKYWPPVRRIDQAFGDRNLVCSCPPMDAYEG; encoded by the coding sequence ATGACCGCCCAGCGCATTCCGCTCACCGAGCTCGAACAGGGCATCCCCTTCGAACAGCGCCACATCGGGCCCGACCAGGAGGCGCGGGCCAAGATGCTCGCGCACGTCGGTTACGGCTCGCTCGACGAGCTCACCGCCACCGCGGTGCCGGATGTGATCAAGAACGCCGACGCGCTCGATCTGCCGGGCGCCCGGACCGAGGCCGAGGTGCTCGCCGAGCTGCGCTCGCTCGCCGACCGCAACCAGGTGCTCGGCTCGATGATCGGACTCGGGTACTACGGGACCTTCACCCCGCCCGTCATCCTGCGCAACGTCATGGAGAACCCCGCCTGGTACACGGCCTACACGCCCTACCAGCCGGAGATCTCCCAGGGGCGCCTCGAGGCCCTGCTGAACTTCCAGACCATGGTCGCCGACCTCACCGGCCTGCCGACCTCGGGCGCGTCCCTCCTCGACGAGGGCACGGCCGCCGCCGAGGCGATGGCACTGTCCCGGCGCATGGGCAAGAACAAGAAGGGCCTGTTCCTGGTCGACGCGGACGCGCTGCCGCAGACCGTCGCCGTGATCGAGACCCGCGCCGAGCCGGCCGGCGTCGAGGTCGTGGTCGCCGACCTCAGCGGCGGTATCCCGGCCGAGATCGCCGAGCGCGAGATCAACGGCGTGCTCGTCCAGTACCCGGGCGCCTCCGGTGCCGTACGGGACATCAAGCCGATCGTCGACCAGGCGCACGAGCTCGGCGCGCTCGTCACCGTCGCCGCCGATCTGCTCGCCCTGACCCTGCTGGTCTCGCCGGGCGAGCTCGGCGCGGACATCGCCGTCGGCACGACCCAGCGCTTCGGCGTGCCGATGGGCTTCGGCGGACCGCACGCGGGCTACATGGCCGTGCACGAGAAGTTCGCGCGCAGCCTGCCCGGGCGCCTCGTCGGCGTCTCCGTCGACGCCGACGGCCACAAGGCCTACCGGCTCGCCCTGCAGACCCGCGAGCAGCACATCCGCCGCGAGAAGGCGACCAGCAACATCTGCACCGCGCAGGTGCTGCTGGCGGTGATGGCGGGCATGTACGCCGTCTACCACGGGCCGGAAGGCCTCAAGACCATCGCGCGCCGCACCCACCGCTACGCCACGATCCTCGCCGAGGGCCTCAAGGCCGGCGGCGTCGAGATCGTCCACGGCGCCTACTTCGACACGCTGACCGTCAAGGTCACCGGCCGCGCCGACGAGATCGTCGCCGCCGCCCGGGACAACGGCGTCAACCTCCACCGGGCCGACGCCGACCACGTCTCCATCGCCTGCGACGAGACCACCAACCGCGCCCAGCTGGCCGCCGTGTGGTCGGCGTTCGGCATCGAGGGTGACATCGAGGCGCTGGACGCGGCGACGGCACAGGCCCTGCCGGGCGCGCTGCTGCGCTCCGACGCCTACCTCACCCACCCGGTCTTCCACGAGCACCGCTCCGAGACGGCGATGCTGCGCTACCTGCGCAAGCTGGCCGACCGCGACTACGCGCTCGACCGCGGCATGATCCCGCTCGGCTCCTGCACCATGAAGCTGAACGCGACCACCGAGATGGAGCCGGTCACCTGGCCCGAGTTCGGTCAGCTGCACCCCTTCGTGCCGGCCGAGCAGGCCGAGGGGTTCCTCACGCTCATCCGTGAGCTGGAGGAGCGCCTCGCCGAGGTCACCGGCTACGACAAGGTCTCCCTGCAGCCCAACGCCGGCTCCCAGGGCGAGCTGGCCGGTCTGCTGGCGGTCCGTGGCTACCACCGCGCCAACGGCGACGAGCAGCGCACCATCTGTCTGATCCCGTCCTCCGCGCACGGCACCAACGCCGCAAGCGCCGTGATGGCCGGGATGAAGGTCGTCGTCGTGAAGACCGCCGAGGACGGCGAGATCGACGTCGAGGACCTGCGGGCCAAGATCGAGCAGCACCGCGAGGAGCTGGCCGTGCTCATGATCACGTACCCGTCCACCCACGGTGTGTTCGAGGAGCACGTCGCCGACATCTGCGCCCAGGTGCACGAGGCGGGCGGCCAGGTCTACGTGGACGGCGCCAACCTCAACGCCCTGGTCGGCCTGGCCAAGCCCGGCCACTTCGGCGGCGACGTCTCCCACCTCAACCTGCACAAGACCTTCTGCATCCCGCACGGCGGCGGTGGTCCCGGCGTTGGTCCCGTGGGCGTACGGGCGCACCTGGCGCCGTACCTGCCGAACCACCCGATGCAGCCCGCGGCAGGTCCGGAGACGGGTGTCGGGCCGGTCTCGGCGGCCCCGTGGGGCTCCGCCGGCATCCTGCCGATCTCGTGGGCCTACGTCCGGCTCATGGGCGGCGAGGGGCTCAAGCGGGCCACGCAGGTGGCCGTGCTGAGCGCCAACTACGTCGCCAAGCGTCTGGAGCCGCACTACCCGGTGCTCTACACCGGCCCCGGCGGCCTGGTCGCGCACGAGTGCATCATCGACCTGCGCCCGCTGACCAAGGCGACCGGCGTGAGCGTCGACGACATCGCCAAGCGGCTGATCGACTACGGCTTCCACGCGCCGACGATGTCGTTCCCGGTGGCCGGCACGCTGATGATCGAACCGACCGAGTCCGAGGACCTGGCCGAGCTGGACCGGTTCTGCGATGCGATGATCGCGATCCGCGCGGAGATCGAGAAGGTCGGCTCGGGCGAGTGGCCGGCCGAGGACAACCCGCTGGGCAACGCGCCGCACACGGCGGCCGCGCTGGGTGGGGAGTGGGCGCACGCCTACAGCCGCGAGGAGGCCGTCTTCCCGGCCGGTGTCTCGGCCGCCGACAAGTACTGGCCGCCGGTGCGCCGTATCGACCAGGCCTTCGGCGACCGGAACCTGGTCTGCTCGTGCCCGCCGATGGACGCGTACGAGGGCTGA
- a CDS encoding PRC-barrel domain-containing protein codes for MQTDIDPRNLIGRKAFDRNGTKIGTIDEVYLDDATGMPEWAAIRTGLFSRDAFVPLEPSELVEGTLHVPFDRALIKDAPDFGVGRHLSPEQELQLYHHYGLDVAPPPRLPDHDFGNLAGTDEA; via the coding sequence GTGCAGACCGACATCGATCCGCGCAACCTGATCGGCCGCAAGGCGTTCGACCGCAATGGCACCAAGATCGGCACGATCGACGAGGTGTACCTCGACGACGCGACCGGCATGCCGGAGTGGGCGGCCATACGCACCGGTCTGTTCTCGCGGGACGCGTTCGTCCCGCTGGAGCCCAGTGAACTGGTCGAGGGCACCCTCCACGTCCCGTTCGACCGAGCCCTCATCAAGGACGCGCCCGACTTCGGTGTGGGCCGCCATCTCTCCCCGGAGCAGGAGCTCCAGCTCTACCACCACTACGGCCTGGACGTGGCCCCACCGCCCCGACTCCCCGACCACGACTTCGGCAACCTGGCAGGCACGGACGAGGCCTGA
- a CDS encoding DNA polymerase IV, with the protein MRNAPTILHLDMDAFFASVEQASKPSLRGKAVVVGGLGPRGVVATASYEARVFGVHSAMPMAQARRLAPNAAYLVPRFSLYRTVSEQVMGLLRELSPLVEPLSLDEAFVDLEAGGAAWDEESARLAGAKLRGDIRAVTGLTGSVGLAASKMLAKIASEQAKPDGLVLIEPGTERALLGPMSVRTLPGVGPATGDHLRRAGITTVDEIAEAGEDELVRLLGKAHGHGLYAMALAHDERPVVAERETKSVSVEDTYDVDIHDRLRVGLEVQRLAERCVRRLRGAGLSGRTIVLKVRRYDFSTLTRSETLRGPTDDPAVVREAAARLLDSVDTTGGVRLLGVGVSGLADYTQEDLFAQAAGERADVVPEESVAEPEQDIPAPAERHWSPGHDVRHTEYGHGWVQGSGLGRVTVRFETPHSEPGRVRTFRADDGNLEPADPLPLVLGAGEGDAERGSGRARVGEGGGDVAEGGSGVARGGPERSVGEPRAATTPP; encoded by the coding sequence GTGAGAAACGCGCCCACGATCCTGCATCTCGACATGGATGCCTTCTTCGCCTCGGTGGAGCAGGCATCCAAGCCGAGCCTGCGCGGGAAGGCCGTCGTCGTGGGCGGGCTCGGACCTCGCGGAGTGGTCGCCACGGCGTCGTACGAGGCGCGGGTCTTCGGGGTCCACTCGGCGATGCCCATGGCCCAGGCGCGTCGGCTGGCTCCGAACGCGGCGTATCTCGTGCCGCGCTTCAGCCTGTACCGGACGGTCAGCGAGCAGGTGATGGGGCTGCTGCGCGAGCTGTCCCCCCTGGTGGAGCCGCTGAGCCTGGACGAGGCGTTCGTCGATCTGGAGGCCGGGGGAGCGGCCTGGGACGAGGAGTCCGCACGGCTGGCCGGGGCCAAGCTGCGCGGGGACATACGGGCCGTCACGGGGCTCACCGGGTCGGTGGGGCTCGCGGCGTCGAAGATGCTCGCCAAGATCGCCTCCGAGCAGGCCAAGCCGGACGGGCTGGTGCTGATCGAACCGGGGACCGAGCGGGCGCTGCTGGGCCCGATGTCGGTGCGGACGCTGCCAGGGGTCGGCCCGGCGACGGGCGACCATCTGCGAAGAGCCGGGATCACCACGGTGGACGAGATCGCCGAGGCGGGCGAGGACGAGCTCGTACGGCTGCTGGGCAAGGCTCATGGGCACGGGCTGTACGCCATGGCGCTGGCGCACGACGAGCGGCCCGTGGTGGCCGAGCGGGAGACCAAGTCGGTCTCGGTCGAGGACACGTACGACGTGGACATCCACGACCGGCTCAGAGTGGGTCTTGAGGTGCAGCGGCTCGCCGAGCGGTGCGTACGGCGGCTGCGCGGGGCCGGGCTGTCGGGCCGGACCATCGTGCTGAAGGTGCGGCGGTACGACTTCTCCACGCTCACCCGGTCCGAGACGCTCCGTGGGCCCACGGACGATCCGGCGGTGGTGCGGGAGGCCGCCGCGCGGCTCCTCGACTCGGTGGACACGACGGGCGGTGTACGGCTGCTCGGCGTGGGCGTCTCCGGACTCGCCGACTACACACAGGAGGACCTCTTCGCGCAGGCGGCGGGCGAGCGGGCCGACGTGGTGCCGGAGGAGAGCGTGGCCGAGCCGGAGCAGGACATCCCGGCCCCTGCCGAGCGGCACTGGTCGCCCGGTCATGACGTGCGGCACACCGAGTACGGACACGGCTGGGTGCAGGGCAGCGGACTGGGCCGGGTCACCGTGCGCTTCGAGACGCCGCACTCGGAGCCCGGGCGGGTGCGGACGTTCCGGGCCGACGACGGGAACCTGGAGCCGGCGGATCCGTTGCCGTTGGTCCTGGGAGCGGGGGAGGGAGACGCCGAGCGGGGCTCCGGGCGAGCCCGGGTCGGGGAGGGTGGGGGCGACGTGGCCGAGGGCGGATCAGGGGTGGCTCGCGGCGGGCCGGAGCGGAGCGTGGGGGAGCCTCGGGCCGCGACCACGCCGCCGTGA
- a CDS encoding MerR family transcriptional regulator — protein MRSSGDGTAGGAPGRGFGESGPYPPSSSQLRSSRGYAHPGGAVGHVPQRPSAVPNSKGAGPMASEEIGYRGPTACAAAGITYRQLDYWARTGLVEPSVRPAYGSGTQRLYSFRDVVVLKIVKRFLDTGVSLQNIRTAVVHLRERGFRDLGRMTLMSDGATVYECTSPDEVHALLQGGQGIFGIAVGVVWRDVESALSQLHGERIDTGETLVGHNPADELARRRNRAV, from the coding sequence GTGAGAAGCAGCGGCGACGGTACGGCTGGGGGTGCCCCCGGACGCGGGTTCGGGGAGAGCGGTCCGTACCCTCCCTCAAGCTCTCAGCTGCGTTCGAGCAGGGGGTACGCCCATCCCGGCGGCGCGGTCGGCCACGTCCCCCAGCGGCCCTCGGCCGTGCCGAACAGCAAAGGGGCGGGGCCCATGGCGTCCGAGGAGATCGGCTACCGCGGTCCGACGGCCTGCGCGGCCGCCGGCATCACCTACCGGCAGCTCGACTACTGGGCCCGCACGGGTCTGGTCGAGCCGAGCGTGCGGCCCGCGTACGGGTCGGGCACGCAGCGTCTGTACAGCTTCCGGGACGTCGTCGTCCTGAAGATCGTCAAGCGGTTCCTGGACACCGGGGTCTCGCTGCAGAACATCCGTACCGCCGTCGTGCACCTCAGAGAACGCGGTTTCCGCGACCTGGGGCGCATGACGCTGATGAGCGACGGTGCCACGGTCTACGAGTGCACCTCGCCGGACGAGGTGCACGCCCTGCTCCAGGGCGGTCAGGGCATCTTCGGCATCGCGGTGGGCGTGGTGTGGCGGGACGTGGAAAGCGCGCTCTCCCAGCTGCACGGTGAACGCATCGACACGGGCGAGACCCTTGTGGGGCACAACCCCGCCGACGAGCTCGCGCGGCGGCGCAACCGGGCCGTCTGA